In the Enterococcus saigonensis genome, one interval contains:
- a CDS encoding ABC-F family ATP-binding cassette domain-containing protein yields MITVSDVSLHFSDRKLFDDVNIKFTPGNCYGLIGANGAGKSTFLKVLSGELQPSTGNVSLGPDERMAVLKQNHFDFEEYTVIETVIMGHKRLYDVMKEKDAIYMKEDFSDEDGIKAAELEGEFAELNGWEAEPEAAVLLQGLNIPEDLHHLQMKELTAGQKVKVLLAQALFGKPDVLLLDEPTNGLDIQSINWLEEFLINFENTVIVVSHDRHFLNKVCTHMADLDFGKIQLYVGNYDFWLESSQLATKLQAQQNAKKEEQIKELQDFIARFSANASKSKQATSRKKMLEKITLDDIKPSSRRYPFVGFKPEREIGNDLLQVDNVSVTIDGKKILDNISFTLNKDDKVAFVANNDIVTTTLFKVIMGEITPDTGSVRWGVTTSQSYLPKDSSSEFASNLTILDWLRQYASKEEDDNTFLRSFLGRMLFSGDEVLKPVNVLSGGEKVRCMLSKLMLSKSNVLVLDDPTNHLDLESITALNDGLMAFTGSLLFASHDHQFIQTLANRIIAISDKGVVDRSETTYDEFLENPDVQARMSEIFA; encoded by the coding sequence ATGATTACAGTTAGTGACGTAAGTTTGCATTTTTCAGACCGCAAACTTTTTGATGATGTGAATATTAAGTTTACACCGGGAAATTGCTATGGCTTAATTGGGGCCAATGGTGCTGGCAAATCCACTTTTTTGAAAGTTTTATCAGGTGAATTACAACCATCCACTGGTAATGTTTCACTTGGTCCAGACGAACGGATGGCGGTTTTAAAGCAAAATCATTTTGATTTTGAAGAATATACGGTCATTGAAACAGTTATTATGGGACACAAACGGCTATACGATGTAATGAAAGAAAAAGATGCCATTTACATGAAAGAAGATTTCAGCGATGAAGATGGTATTAAGGCCGCTGAATTAGAAGGTGAATTTGCCGAATTAAATGGTTGGGAAGCAGAACCTGAAGCAGCAGTCTTACTACAAGGGTTGAACATTCCGGAAGATTTGCATCATTTGCAAATGAAAGAATTAACAGCCGGTCAAAAAGTTAAAGTTTTACTCGCACAGGCATTATTTGGTAAACCAGACGTACTTTTACTAGACGAACCAACCAATGGCTTAGATATTCAATCGATTAACTGGTTGGAAGAATTTTTAATTAATTTTGAAAATACTGTGATTGTTGTTTCCCATGACCGCCACTTTTTAAATAAAGTCTGCACCCACATGGCTGATTTGGACTTTGGTAAAATCCAACTTTATGTAGGAAATTACGATTTCTGGTTGGAATCAAGCCAATTAGCAACAAAACTACAAGCGCAACAAAACGCGAAAAAAGAAGAGCAAATCAAAGAATTACAAGACTTTATCGCCCGTTTTTCTGCCAATGCTTCAAAATCTAAACAAGCGACTTCAAGAAAGAAAATGTTGGAAAAAATTACGTTAGATGATATTAAACCATCTAGCCGTCGCTACCCATTTGTCGGCTTCAAACCAGAACGCGAAATTGGCAATGACTTATTGCAGGTTGATAATGTCAGTGTGACGATTGATGGCAAGAAAATTTTAGACAATATCAGCTTTACGCTAAATAAAGACGATAAAGTTGCTTTTGTAGCCAATAACGATATTGTAACGACAACCTTATTCAAAGTTATTATGGGCGAAATCACACCAGATACCGGTAGCGTTCGTTGGGGTGTTACAACGAGTCAATCTTACTTGCCAAAAGACAGCAGTAGTGAGTTTGCTAGCAACTTAACAATTTTAGATTGGTTGCGTCAATATGCTTCAAAAGAAGAAGACGATAATACTTTCTTACGGAGCTTTTTGGGCCGGATGCTATTTTCTGGGGATGAAGTTTTAAAACCAGTTAATGTTTTATCTGGTGGAGAAAAAGTTCGTTGTATGCTTTCAAAATTAATGCTATCTAAATCTAATGTTTTGGTTTTAGACGATCCAACCAATCACTTAGACTTAGAATCTATCACCGCATTAAATGATGGCTTAATGGCCTTTACGGGCTCTTTGTTATTTGCTTCTCATGACCACCAATTTATTCAAACCTTGGCAAATCGCATCATTGCCATTTCTGATAAAGGGGTCGTGGACCGTTCTGAGACAACTTACGATGAATTCTTAGAAAATCCCGATGTACAGGCGCGAATGTCAGAAATTTTTGCGTAA
- a CDS encoding ZIP family metal transporter has product MLDWILQLEPWQQALTGTAFTYFMTALGSALVFFFKEIKKDVLNLMLGFASGVMIAASFWSLLDPAIARAEENGSQFPWLVVAIGFGVGGLFLYIADKTIPHMHFGPDHEQEGLPTHLKRTILLVFSITLHNIPEGLAVGVAFGAAASADNPTAAVLAAISVALGIGIQNFPEGAAVSIPLRQEGLSRTKAFIYGQASGIVEPIAGVIGAILVSRMTAILPYALAFAAGAMIYVVVEELIPEAQQESSSHRHFAVFGTMLGFMIMMILDVALG; this is encoded by the coding sequence ATGCTTGATTGGATTTTGCAGCTTGAGCCTTGGCAACAAGCCTTAACAGGAACCGCTTTTACGTATTTTATGACAGCGCTTGGGTCGGCATTGGTCTTTTTCTTTAAGGAGATTAAAAAAGATGTTTTAAATCTCATGTTGGGCTTTGCCTCAGGGGTGATGATTGCGGCAAGTTTTTGGTCACTTCTTGATCCTGCAATTGCACGGGCAGAGGAAAATGGCTCGCAATTTCCTTGGTTGGTTGTGGCGATTGGTTTTGGGGTGGGTGGTTTATTTTTATACATAGCCGATAAAACAATTCCCCATATGCACTTTGGACCAGATCATGAGCAAGAAGGATTGCCTACGCATTTGAAGCGAACCATCTTATTGGTTTTTTCGATTACACTTCATAATATTCCAGAAGGTTTAGCTGTGGGAGTTGCTTTTGGAGCAGCTGCTAGTGCAGACAATCCAACGGCGGCAGTCTTAGCTGCCATATCCGTTGCTTTGGGAATTGGGATCCAAAACTTTCCAGAAGGAGCTGCCGTGTCCATTCCGTTACGCCAAGAAGGTCTTAGTCGGACAAAAGCATTTATTTATGGTCAGGCTTCTGGGATTGTCGAACCAATTGCCGGTGTTATTGGCGCAATCTTAGTTTCAAGAATGACCGCAATTTTACCTTATGCTTTAGCTTTTGCGGCAGGGGCGATGATTTATGTGGTAGTAGAAGAACTTATTCCAGAAGCACAACAAGAAAGTTCCAGTCATCGTCATTTTGCGGTGTTTGGTACCATGTTAGGCTTTATGATTATGATGATTTTAGATGTGGCATTAGGTTAA
- a CDS encoding HdeD family acid-resistance protein: MEKRSFDWGSLVLGILFIIVALLSFRDPVGNLVAIVIVFGVVAILKGIFEIFLRNRFRDLTGYKAKMPILVGVLDILIGIFLLWNMNASVLALPFVFAIWFIVDSIFGLFGLDAARKLNNGYFWFSLIVNILGVIVGFMLLFNPLSAALTLSFLVGFYFMMWGMTHILMAFR; encoded by the coding sequence ATGGAAAAAAGAAGCTTTGATTGGGGATCATTGGTTTTAGGCATTTTATTCATTATTGTGGCATTACTATCTTTTCGTGACCCAGTTGGAAATTTAGTTGCAATTGTTATTGTTTTTGGCGTAGTGGCGATTTTGAAAGGTATTTTTGAAATATTCTTGCGGAATCGTTTTAGAGATTTGACGGGCTATAAAGCGAAAATGCCCATTTTAGTTGGGGTATTGGATATTTTAATCGGAATTTTCTTGTTGTGGAATATGAACGCCAGTGTGTTGGCATTGCCTTTTGTATTTGCCATTTGGTTTATCGTAGATTCCATTTTTGGTTTATTTGGTTTAGATGCTGCCAGAAAGTTAAATAATGGTTATTTCTGGTTTTCGCTAATTGTTAATATATTGGGAGTTATTGTTGGGTTTATGTTATTATTTAACCCGCTTTCTGCTGCGTTAACTTTAAGCTTTTTAGTTGGTTTTTACTTCATGATGTGGGGTATGACGCACATTTTAATGGCATTTCGTTAA
- a CDS encoding GNAT family N-acetyltransferase: MELKLGSENFQRAASCFIRMKVFVLERKIPLAEEFDGLDTSERVYAVIYDGELPVATGRIVIEDEKTIRPTRIATLKEYRKRNLGAKIMKAIEDYGVENGYSHSLVHAEQTALGFYQKLGYTICSDVYYEDGVSCQSLTKALG; encoded by the coding sequence ATGGAATTAAAGCTAGGTAGTGAAAATTTTCAACGAGCAGCAAGTTGTTTTATCCGCATGAAGGTTTTTGTTTTAGAACGAAAGATTCCCTTAGCAGAAGAATTTGACGGCCTGGACACATCTGAACGAGTGTATGCGGTCATCTATGATGGAGAGCTACCTGTGGCAACTGGACGAATTGTTATTGAAGATGAAAAAACAATCCGACCGACCCGAATTGCTACTTTAAAAGAATACCGTAAGCGAAATTTAGGTGCTAAAATTATGAAGGCAATCGAAGATTATGGGGTGGAAAATGGCTACTCCCATTCTTTGGTGCATGCCGAACAAACAGCCCTTGGTTTTTATCAAAAACTGGGTTACACGATTTGCTCAGATGTCTATTATGAAGATGGTGTGTCGTGTCAATCATTAACTAAAGCATTAGGTTGA
- a CDS encoding metal ABC transporter solute-binding protein, Zn/Mn family: MKKIGMYLMGIVVLGFLAACGTNAKSAKDTVVTKKDKLEIITTFYPMYDFTKNIVGDEANVKLMIPAGSEPHDYEPSAKDMATIHDADVFIYHNENMETWVPKAKKGFAKDRPNIVEGTKDMILLPGGEEEHDHDHGEEGHHHELDPHTWVSPYRAMKEVKSIKDQLVKLYPKKAKTFETNAEKYLAKLTQLNQQYNAGLKDAKQKSFVTQHAAFGYLALDYGLNQVAISGLSPEQEPSASRLGELKEYVKDNGIQYIYFEKNANDKIAETLASEANVKLAVLNPLESLTKEQIADGEDYISVMKENLQALEKTTNVAGKNVKQEMPQDTAVKTVANGYFADSAVKNRKLSDYTGKWQSVYPLLQAGALDQVFDYKAKQNKDMTAAEYKAYYDTGYKTDVEKINITANTIEFVVDGKTYKYEYVAKGYKILNYEKGNRGVRFLFEAKGDAGRFKYVQFSDHNIAPQKTAHYHIFFGGKSQESLFTQMHNWPTYYPDNLSKYAIAQEMMAH; encoded by the coding sequence ATGAAAAAAATTGGAATGTATTTAATGGGGATAGTTGTATTGGGGTTTTTAGCCGCTTGTGGGACAAATGCCAAGAGTGCAAAAGATACAGTTGTAACCAAGAAAGATAAATTAGAAATTATCACGACTTTTTATCCTATGTATGATTTCACGAAAAACATTGTAGGAGATGAAGCTAACGTCAAATTAATGATTCCAGCGGGTTCTGAACCCCACGACTATGAGCCATCTGCCAAAGATATGGCGACAATACATGATGCCGACGTTTTTATTTATCACAATGAAAATATGGAAACCTGGGTACCAAAAGCTAAAAAAGGTTTTGCCAAAGACCGACCAAATATTGTTGAAGGTACCAAAGACATGATTCTTTTGCCTGGAGGAGAAGAAGAACACGACCATGATCATGGAGAAGAAGGACATCATCATGAATTAGATCCTCATACGTGGGTATCGCCTTATCGTGCAATGAAAGAAGTAAAAAGCATTAAAGATCAGTTAGTAAAACTCTATCCTAAAAAAGCCAAAACTTTTGAAACTAACGCGGAAAAATATTTAGCAAAATTAACGCAGTTAAATCAGCAATATAATGCGGGTTTGAAAGATGCCAAACAAAAAAGTTTTGTTACCCAGCACGCAGCTTTTGGTTATTTAGCATTAGATTACGGCTTAAATCAAGTCGCGATTTCAGGACTTTCACCAGAACAGGAACCTTCAGCAAGTCGTTTAGGTGAATTGAAGGAATATGTGAAAGATAATGGTATCCAATATATTTATTTTGAAAAAAATGCTAATGATAAAATTGCTGAAACATTAGCGAGTGAGGCAAACGTTAAATTGGCGGTTTTAAATCCTTTAGAAAGCCTAACCAAAGAGCAGATTGCAGACGGGGAAGATTATATTTCTGTGATGAAAGAAAACCTACAAGCTTTAGAAAAAACGACAAATGTGGCAGGCAAAAATGTAAAACAAGAAATGCCACAAGACACTGCAGTAAAAACAGTTGCCAATGGTTACTTTGCAGACAGTGCAGTGAAAAATCGTAAATTAAGTGACTACACAGGTAAATGGCAGTCTGTTTATCCGTTGCTACAAGCTGGAGCTTTGGATCAAGTTTTTGATTACAAAGCAAAACAAAATAAAGATATGACTGCTGCAGAATACAAGGCATACTATGATACAGGTTATAAAACCGATGTGGAAAAGATTAATATTACCGCCAATACGATAGAGTTTGTTGTAGATGGTAAAACGTACAAGTATGAATATGTTGCCAAAGGCTATAAAATTTTAAACTATGAAAAAGGAAATCGTGGTGTACGCTTCTTATTTGAAGCAAAAGGTGACGCAGGGCGTTTTAAATACGTACAATTTAGCGATCATAATATTGCCCCACAAAAAACAGCACATTACCATATTTTCTTTGGTGGAAAAAGCCAAGAAAGTCTATTTACCCAAATGCACAACTGGCCAACCTATTATCCAGATAATCTATCCAAATACGCCATTGCTCAAGAGATGATGGCACATTAA